From Dethiobacter alkaliphilus AHT 1, one genomic window encodes:
- the nagB gene encoding glucosamine-6-phosphate deaminase: MKIIVVEDYREMSKKAADIVASQVILKNDSVLGLATGSTPEGMYSRLVEMHREGTLDFSSIQSFNLDEYLGLDPEHSQSYHHYMHHHLFNHINTDPNNVHIPWGQASDMAAYCRNYDQQIAAAGGIDLQVLGIGGNGHIGFNEPDEFLSAGTHVVDLTEETVEANSRFFASRDEVPKKAVTMGMGSIMKAKKILLLASGKGKAQAIKDTVSGNVSTRVPASFLQLHGDVTLILDEEAAALLP, encoded by the coding sequence ATGAAAATTATTGTTGTTGAGGATTACCGGGAGATGAGCAAGAAGGCTGCCGACATTGTGGCCAGTCAGGTAATCTTAAAAAATGATTCGGTTCTGGGTTTGGCCACCGGATCTACCCCGGAAGGAATGTACAGCCGTCTGGTAGAGATGCACCGGGAAGGAACGCTGGATTTTAGCAGCATTCAGTCCTTTAACCTGGATGAATATCTGGGCCTGGATCCCGAGCATTCCCAAAGCTACCACCATTATATGCATCATCATCTCTTCAACCATATCAATACCGACCCCAACAATGTACATATTCCCTGGGGTCAGGCAAGTGATATGGCGGCTTACTGCCGGAACTACGATCAACAAATTGCCGCTGCCGGCGGCATCGACCTGCAGGTTCTGGGCATCGGAGGAAACGGACATATCGGTTTTAATGAGCCCGATGAGTTTTTAAGCGCCGGCACTCATGTGGTAGACTTAACCGAAGAAACGGTGGAAGCCAACAGCCGCTTTTTTGCTTCCCGGGATGAAGTCCCTAAAAAAGCCGTCACCATGGGTATGGGCTCAATCATGAAAGCAAAAAAGATCCTGCTTCTGGCCAGCGGCAAAGGAAAGGCTCAGGCCATAAAAGATACGGTAAGCGGCAACGTCTCCACCCGGGTGCCCGCTTCTTTTCTCCAGCTCCATGGGGACGTAACGTTAATTCTCGATGAAGAAGCGGCGGCATTATTACCCTAG
- a CDS encoding LbetaH domain-containing protein → MLKPENFFELQDSPFASLFNDCQYVWDALKKLPEYIKTTVKGNVADIRQGQTFINKTVVLYEGRVLESGFAIDTSGKKPQVLIDGAVLAGASIIYAGSVLMDDLIYIGQGTVVESGAYISGPTYIGNNTEVRQGAYIRGQVLVGDNCVVGHTTEIKSSVMLGGSKAGHFAYIGDSILGKVNLGAGTKIANLKITGSAVKVSAAGVSHETGLRKFGAILGDGVETGCNSVTTPGTLLSKNVLLYPNSTARGYYPAQKIVKSKNVQEILDFDFA, encoded by the coding sequence ATGCTAAAACCGGAAAACTTTTTTGAGCTTCAGGATAGTCCCTTTGCATCTCTCTTCAATGATTGTCAGTATGTATGGGACGCATTAAAAAAGCTCCCTGAATATATTAAAACAACAGTTAAAGGTAATGTGGCAGATATCCGTCAGGGCCAGACTTTTATTAACAAAACGGTGGTCCTTTATGAAGGCCGGGTTTTAGAGAGCGGGTTTGCCATCGACACATCGGGTAAGAAGCCTCAGGTACTAATAGACGGTGCAGTACTGGCAGGAGCCAGTATCATCTATGCGGGCTCAGTTTTAATGGATGACCTTATTTATATCGGACAGGGAACCGTGGTAGAATCCGGTGCCTACATTAGCGGCCCCACCTATATCGGCAATAATACCGAGGTTCGGCAAGGAGCCTATATCCGCGGCCAGGTCCTGGTGGGGGATAACTGTGTGGTGGGCCATACCACGGAAATTAAATCCTCCGTTATGCTGGGAGGAAGCAAAGCAGGGCACTTTGCCTATATCGGCGACAGTATTCTGGGTAAGGTTAACCTGGGTGCCGGCACAAAAATTGCCAACCTGAAGATTACCGGTTCGGCAGTAAAAGTCAGCGCCGCAGGTGTCAGCCATGAAACGGGACTGAGAAAATTTGGGGCCATCCTCGGTGATGGAGTAGAAACGGGCTGTAACAGCGTTACAACCCCCGGTACCCTGCTTAGTAAAAATGTCCTTCTTTACCCCAACAGTACCGCCCGGGGATATTATCCTGCCCAAAAGATTGTAAAATCAAAAAATGTCCAGGAAATACTGGACTTCGACTTCGCTTAA
- a CDS encoding L-lactate permease, whose protein sequence is METSLPVNTLSIFLSALPLIAITVALLRMRWSLLHAALLTCFLAFVLAPSFFGVGAAMLLSMTGKGVAFTLFIGIILITAILFYNLLTELGIMEAMGKRLLFLKGRPLLQVLFLAWCFAGFMEGFIGFGIPVVLVAPFLIIGGLSPFMAVALTLVGHAWAVTYGTLGVALFTLALASRIPVAELSFALAAQFTLMFTLTGFIVAHLYHGWQGVREGTVYILVAGVVAGLVFYASAYANVPQLSALLGGLAGAGALLLVDAFLPDNPKKTEEPAGGEAEFSVFDTFAPYGFLCVAAILFQANPIRDTLDTVGFSFSFTEASTALGFLVPAEPEFVRISLRHPGTAIFLATLFTFILYRCRGNCAPVFPVGVFKRTISLAAPAIITLLVLVTTAMIMNDSGMTTILALGVSRAAGPFYPVLAPFFGLLGTFLTGSNTNSNLLFGLFQHQAALNLGFAPTLLVASHTAAASVASSIAPAKILLGTSAIGNNGDEQTLLARTLPYCLFLTIAAGLATYIF, encoded by the coding sequence TTGGAAACTTCATTGCCTGTAAATACCCTTAGTATATTTCTTTCTGCCTTGCCGCTTATTGCCATTACGGTAGCTTTGTTGCGCATGCGGTGGTCTCTATTGCACGCCGCGCTGCTGACATGTTTTCTGGCGTTTGTACTGGCGCCTTCTTTTTTCGGTGTGGGCGCTGCCATGCTCTTGTCCATGACGGGAAAAGGTGTTGCGTTTACTCTGTTTATCGGCATTATCCTGATTACCGCTATTTTGTTTTATAATCTGCTAACAGAGTTGGGCATCATGGAGGCCATGGGCAAACGGCTGTTGTTTCTAAAAGGCCGGCCTTTGCTCCAAGTGCTGTTTTTGGCCTGGTGTTTTGCCGGGTTTATGGAAGGATTTATTGGTTTTGGTATCCCCGTTGTGCTGGTGGCGCCTTTTTTAATAATCGGCGGCCTATCACCGTTTATGGCGGTGGCACTGACCCTGGTGGGACATGCCTGGGCTGTTACCTACGGAACGCTGGGTGTGGCCCTGTTTACATTGGCCCTTGCCTCCCGTATTCCTGTTGCGGAGCTATCGTTTGCTCTGGCGGCCCAATTTACTTTGATGTTTACCCTAACCGGTTTCATTGTTGCTCATTTGTATCACGGCTGGCAAGGCGTGCGAGAAGGAACGGTGTACATTCTGGTGGCGGGGGTGGTGGCGGGTTTGGTGTTTTATGCCAGTGCCTATGCAAATGTCCCGCAGCTCTCCGCTTTGCTGGGGGGACTGGCCGGTGCGGGTGCACTGCTGTTGGTGGATGCTTTTTTGCCTGACAATCCTAAAAAGACAGAGGAGCCGGCAGGAGGCGAGGCAGAATTCTCTGTGTTTGATACATTTGCGCCGTATGGTTTTTTGTGTGTAGCAGCAATTCTATTTCAGGCTAATCCGATTCGTGATACGTTAGACACTGTGGGTTTTTCTTTTTCCTTTACTGAAGCCTCCACCGCCTTAGGTTTTCTTGTTCCTGCGGAGCCGGAATTTGTGCGTATCAGTCTGCGGCATCCAGGGACGGCCATTTTCCTGGCCACGCTTTTTACCTTTATTTTGTACCGTTGTCGCGGAAATTGTGCGCCGGTATTTCCGGTGGGTGTGTTTAAAAGGACCATAAGCCTGGCCGCCCCTGCCATAATCACCTTGCTGGTTTTGGTAACTACGGCTATGATTATGAATGATTCGGGGATGACCACCATTCTTGCTTTGGGAGTATCCCGTGCTGCGGGACCATTTTACCCGGTGCTGGCCCCGTTTTTTGGATTGCTGGGCACTTTTCTCACCGGCTCCAATACCAATTCCAATTTGCTGTTTGGCCTTTTTCAGCATCAGGCAGCCCTTAACCTTGGCTTTGCGCCCACTTTGCTGGTGGCCAGCCACACTGCAGCCGCATCTGTGGCCAGCTCCATTGCCCCGGCCAAAATCCTTTTGGGCACATCGGCCATTGGTAACAACGGGGATGAGCAGACACTGTTAGCCCGCACTCTACCATACTGTCTGTTTTTAACTATTGCTGCCGGTTTGGCAACCTATATTTTTTAA
- a CDS encoding solute carrier family 23 protein, whose product MINRPDGAEQPFLQAGIFKIRVPGIHYQWSWPEFFQAMIMFVTSLGMIPLLTAHLGLPYEIALTYVFICGIGFMLPTFLGDPLVPGWITPAIPVVVLFLGNFEPGPEAIRALFALQFIVAFIFMFLGLTKLGGKLVELVPVSMKAGILIGAGIAAIMGEFEVGGNVGRLAATPYSIIAGTGVALYLIFSESFKEWRKSNKFAKALANYGMVPALVVAMFIGWMVSEYPLPDIQMGITNMAFSEYFNYLPFAVGFPGLDIFLFAVPTAIIAYIIAFGDIIVGHTLIRRADDFRQDEKIDLDINRTHIITSIRNFMHAFLAPYPGLAGPIWTAVTAVVAERYKFGRKAMDSIYSGAGTFWIAGFIALFILPLVSIFQPVLPIALSLTLMITGFLCIMVGTEIIESQAQRGVAGLMAVVLAVYGAGWGLLAGIALYFLIEKKYSAQEVEVTETQVEKNLNTQVQVSSSQSLGE is encoded by the coding sequence ATGATCAATCGTCCGGACGGAGCAGAACAACCATTTTTGCAAGCGGGTATTTTTAAGATTCGTGTACCTGGTATTCATTACCAGTGGTCTTGGCCGGAATTTTTCCAGGCAATGATAATGTTTGTTACCAGCTTGGGTATGATTCCGTTGCTGACAGCCCATTTGGGTTTGCCGTATGAAATTGCACTTACTTATGTATTTATTTGTGGTATCGGGTTTATGTTACCGACGTTTTTGGGGGACCCTCTGGTTCCAGGTTGGATTACGCCGGCTATCCCGGTGGTAGTATTATTCCTTGGCAACTTTGAGCCGGGGCCGGAAGCAATTCGTGCCTTGTTTGCCCTACAGTTTATTGTGGCCTTTATCTTTATGTTTTTGGGCCTGACTAAGTTAGGTGGCAAGCTGGTTGAATTGGTACCCGTTTCTATGAAGGCCGGGATTCTCATTGGTGCCGGTATTGCAGCCATCATGGGTGAGTTTGAAGTGGGCGGCAATGTGGGCCGTTTGGCCGCAACCCCTTATTCAATTATCGCCGGGACAGGTGTTGCTCTATATCTGATATTCTCTGAGTCTTTTAAAGAATGGCGTAAGTCTAACAAGTTTGCCAAGGCATTGGCTAACTATGGTATGGTTCCCGCTTTAGTGGTGGCCATGTTTATTGGTTGGATGGTCAGCGAATACCCGCTACCGGACATTCAGATGGGGATTACCAATATGGCATTTTCCGAGTACTTCAATTACCTGCCCTTTGCCGTTGGTTTCCCGGGACTGGATATCTTCCTCTTTGCGGTACCCACCGCCATTATCGCCTATATTATTGCTTTTGGTGATATTATTGTGGGACATACGCTGATTCGCCGGGCTGATGATTTCAGACAGGACGAGAAGATTGATCTGGACATTAACCGGACTCACATCATTACCTCTATCCGTAACTTTATGCACGCTTTCCTGGCTCCCTATCCGGGGTTGGCCGGTCCCATCTGGACTGCGGTAACTGCGGTTGTGGCCGAGCGTTATAAATTCGGTCGCAAGGCAATGGATTCCATCTACAGTGGTGCAGGTACTTTCTGGATTGCCGGTTTTATTGCCCTGTTTATTCTGCCGCTGGTAAGTATTTTCCAGCCGGTGCTGCCCATTGCTTTGTCGCTGACGCTGATGATTACCGGGTTCTTGTGCATCATGGTGGGAACAGAAATTATTGAGTCCCAGGCACAGCGCGGTGTGGCCGGACTGATGGCCGTTGTACTTGCTGTCTACGGTGCAGGCTGGGGATTGTTGGCCGGTATAGCCCTCTACTTCCTCATTGAGAAGAAATACTCTGCCCAGGAAGTGGAAGTTACTGAAACTCAGGTTGAGAAAAACCTCAACACACAGGTGCAAGTTTCCAGCAGCCAGTCTTTGGGCGAATAA